Below is a genomic region from Parageobacillus toebii NBRC 107807.
TTTTTGCCGCGTATGGTTGCGGTTTTTAACCTTTTTGGATCCGCTTAGCGGCTCTGGCTGCCCCGGATTGTCTCCTTTTGGAGCGTTTTTTCGCATATCTGTGCTTGTATTTTTATTTGTCATGTTTGGTTATCCTCCTTTTGTTCATTAGCATGCATCATTGTCTTTCATTTATTCGCGGTATAATTTATGGCATGTTTGAAAAGATAATAAATGCATGGCCGTATTTATAAAAGGAGGAAGTAACGATGGCTTATCATAAAAATAAGCAGGAAGCATTTCAAGCGGCACAAAAAGGAACGATGGAAGCGAAGGAATGGTATGATCATTTAGTGCGCGACCAAGCCGATTATGGCCATCAATTAAGTCATTTAAAGAAAGAAGTAAACGAAGCGTTTGAACAAATTAATAATGCGATGGAAGTAGCTTCAGAAAAACAGCGCGTTCAATTGGAAAAGTTTCGCAACGATTTGCAAGCGATTGTCGATGAAGTGAATGAAATTCAATAAAGGGAATGTCGCGACAGGACATTCCCTTTTTTATTTGTACAAAAATTTACGGTAGTCCAGGATGACGAAACGGACGTATCGTTATTGATTCTTTTTTCTTTTTTTGTTGTTTTGGCGTTGTGCTTCTGTCAGCGGTTCATTAGAAAATTCTTCGTTGTAGCCGGCACCTTTTCCTTGAGCACTTGCCGCGTTCATTCCAGGGATAACATGGTTCGCTTTCCGCTTTGCCATTTTGTTCACCTCCACTACTAGTTTGCGACTGATCAAGAAGCTTATTCTTTTTTCATGCAAGAAGTTGATTAATATGACGAAACCTTCGAAATTCTATTTACAACTTTTCCTCCTTATAATAAGATAAAAGCGTACCAATTTTACGGGAGTTGGGAGAATTCATGCTATTTTTTCGACTTTGCTTCGAAAAAATAGTATAGTATTGAATTGAGGGGGTAATACATATGGCAAAACAAGACGTTTTCAACGCACGTTCTTCATTTGAAGTGAACGGTAAAAAATATAATTATTACCGTTTACAAGCACTTGAAGAAGCTGGGATCGGTAACATCTCCCGTTTACCGTATTCAATTAAAGTATTGCTAGAATCGGTACTTCGACAAGTAGACGGACGTGTGATCACAAAAGAGCACGTCGAAAACCTTGCAAAATGGGGAACACCGGAGATGAAAGACATCGATGTCCCATTTAAGCCGTCGCGCGTCATTTTGCAAGACTTTACGGGTGTACCAGCAGTTGTTGACTTAGCATCGATGCGTAAAGCGATGGCGGATATGGGCGGAGATCCATATGAAATTAATCCGGAAATTCCGGTTGATCTCGTTATTGACCACTCTGTGCAAGTTGACAGGGCCGGAACGGACGATGCGCTTGAATACAACATGAACTTAGAGTTCCAGCGCAACGCAGAGCGTTATAAATTTTTAAAATGGGCGCAGAAAGCATTTAACAATTATCGGGCTGTTCCGCCAGCAACCGGAATTGTCCATCAAGTAAACTTAGAATACTTGGCTAATGTCGTTCATACTGTGGAAGAGGAAAATGGAGAATACGTAGCGTTTCCAGACACTCTAGTCGGTACGGACTCCCATACAACGATGATTAACGGCCTTGGCGTTCTCGGTTGGGGTGTCGGCGGAATTGAAGCAGAAGCTGGCATGCTCGGACAGCCTTCATACTTCCCTGTACCAGAAGTAATCGGTGTCCGTTTGACTGGAAAATTGCCAAATGGCACAACAGCAACAGACCTTGCTTTAAAAGTAACGCAAGTGCTTCGTAAAAAAGGTGTTGTCGGCAAATTCGTTGAATTCTTCGGACCAGGTGTGGCAACATTGCCGCTTGCAGACCGTGCAACCATTGCAAACATGGCGCCAGAATACGGTGCAACATGCGGTTTCTTCCCAGTCGATGCGGAAGCGCTTGATTATTTGCGCTTAACGGGCCGCGATGAGCACCATGTACAAGTGGTTGAAGCATACTGCAAAGCGAACGGTTTATTCTACACACCGGATGCTCCAGAGCCAATATTTACGGATGTTGTAGAAATTAACCTATCCGAAATCGAAGCAAATCTTTCTGGACCGAAACGTCCGCAAGACTTGATTCCGCTTTCGAAAATGAAAGAAGCGTTCCGTGAAGCGGTAAAAGCTCCGCAAGGAAACCAAGGCTTCGGTTTAACAGAAGCGGATCTCAATAAAGAAATTACGGTAACGTTAAACGGCGAAGAAGTAAAAATGAAAACAGGCGCCGTTGTGATTGCAGCGATTACAAGCTGTACGAATACGTCGAACCCGTACGTATTAATCGCTGCTGGTTTAGTAGCGAAAAAAGCGGTGGAAAAAGGATTGCAAGTTCCGAAATATGTAAAAACATCGCTTGCGCCAGGTTCGAAAGTCGTAACTGGTTACTTGCGGGATTCCGGATTGCTTCCATACCTTGAAAAAATCGGCTTTAATATCGTCGGTTACGGATGCACGACATGTATTGGCAACTCCGGACCGCTTGCGCCAGAGCTTGAAAAAGCGATTGCGGAAAACGACTTGCTTGTGACAAGCGTACTTTCCGGTAACCGTAACTTTGAAGGCCGCATTCATCCGCTAGTCAAAGGCAACTACTTGGCATCGCCGCCGCTTGTTGTCGCATATGCGCTAGCAGGTACGGTAGACATTGACTTGTTAAAAGATCCGATCGGCAAAGATAAAGACGGCAATGACGTTTACTTTAACGACATTTGGCCTTCGACGGAAGAAGTTAAAGAAATCGTTAAGCAAACGGTCGTACCGGAATTGTTCCGCAAAGAATATGAGCGCGTGTTCGACGGAAATCCGCGTTGGAATGAAATCGAAACGACAGACGAACCGCTTTATCAATGGGATGAAAACTCGACTTACATTCAAAATCCGCCGTTCTTTGAAGGATTATCTCCGGATGTTCGCAAAGTCGAACCGCTTAAAGGCTTGCGCGTCATCGGAAAATTCGGCGATTCTGTCACAACCGACCATATTTCGCCGGCCGGAGCGATCGGTAAAAACACGCCAGCTGGCCAATATCTCATCTCTAAAGGTGTCGAACCAAAAGATTTCAACTCTTACGGATCTCGCCGTGGCAACCATGAAGTCATGATGCGCGGTACGTTTGCGAACATTCGCATTCGCAACCAAATTGCTCCTGGCACAGAAGGCGGTTATACGACTTACTGGCCGACAGGCGAAGTCATGACGATTTATGATGCTTGCATGAAATACAAACAAGACGGCACAGGGCTTGTCGTTATTGCCGGCAAAGATTACGGAATGGGAAGCTCCCGTGACTGGGCAGCAAAAGGAACATTCTTGCTTGGCATTAAGACAGTCATCGCGGAAAGCTTCGAGCGCATTCACCGTTCGAACCTTGTATTGATGGGCGTATTGCCGCTTCAATTCAAAGAAGGGGAAAACGCAGAAACGCTAGGTTTAACGGGCAAAGAAGTGTTCGAAGTGCATATTGACGAAAACGTCAAACCGCGTGATTTGATCAAAGTAACGGCAACAAATCCAGATACAGGAGAAACAAAAGAATTCGAAGTAATCGTTCGCTTTGATAGTGAAGTCGAAATCGACTACTATCGCCATGGCGGAATTTTACCGATGGTGTTGCGTGAAAAACTCGCAAAAACAAAAAAAGTAAAATAAAATAACGAAGCAGGCTCTTACTTGCCAAGAGCCTGCTTTTTTTATTTTGTATTCGATTTTTTTGCTGCATTTTCTAGTTGGCTTTTTGGATCCGGAGTAAATGCCGCATCTTGACCGAACCCTTGTGGATTCACGCCAGGAGCTTTTGTCCCGCGGTTTTTGCCGCCATTCTTTGTCATCGCGCTCACCTCCGTGGCATAGTATCACCTTTATTGCACAAAAATATGAAACAAAAAAAGAAAATCACTTCGTTTGTCTTAGTGAGTTAGCCTCCGTTTTGCACGCCGCCATTTTCCGAGCAGTAATGGGAAGCTCCGCGAAAATCATTCCGCACAAAATGCCGATGCAGCCGATAATTGCGGAAGCCGTTAGCTGTTCTTTCGCCCATATGTATGCGGTCAGCGCGGCAAATACAGGCTCCATCGCAAAAATAAGAGCGACGCGGGTAGCTGTCGTATATTTTTGAAAGTTGGTTTGAATTAAAAACGCTGCCGTTGTCGCAAGCAATGACGTAATGAGAAGGGCTGTCCATACTTCACGTTTTTGTAAAATCGCCACATTCCACATTTGCGTTTCGTCTTCAAAAAGAAAGGCAAAAATCGTACACATCACCGCAACAGTGAAAATTTGCGTCATTGTTAATAACATGGTGGAATAACGCGCCGAATATTTTCCTGTAGTAATGATGTGCATCGCAAACGAAATCGCGCAAAAAAAGACAAATACGTCTCCGCGGTTTAACATCCATTTGCCATCGCCGATGGTTAAAAAATAAAGGCCGACTGCCGCCAACACCGCACCAATGGACGCATTGACGGATGGTTTTTGTTTTAGAAAGAGAAAAGAAAATAACGGCACGAGTACGACGCTAAGTCCGGTAATAAATCCCGCTTTTGACGAGGTTGTGTATAGTAAGCCGACCGTTTGAAATGCATAGCCGCTAAACAGCCAAAACCCCATCCATATACCGGCACGGGCAAGCGGCAAGGTATAATGACGAAAAAGCGAACGATGAAAAATGATGAGCCATAAAAATAAAAATAATCCCGCCAAAATAAAGCGAATCGCGTTAAAAGAAAGGGGCTCAAGAAAAGAAATCGCGTTTTGCACGATGACAAATGTTGCCCCCCAGACGAACGTGACGGCAAGAAGGCTAAAATCCGCTATCCACTGTTTTTTCAATCCAATCCCCCCGTTTTGTTCATTTTGTTGCATCATTTCCGCTTCACTTTTAATAAATTATAGTCGAACGGTAGTGTATCATAAATCAATGAAAAAATATACAACAGCATAAAAATAATAAAACATGTACAGAAAACGTTGATGTGATAACAAAAGCTGCATAATAATAGGTAATAAGAAAAGTTATCGCTTCACATGTTTTTTTCGCTGTATTGTATAATAAAAATATGGACTGTACACGGAATCGATTACGGAAGGGTGACGAGGGCTTGGACGTTATGATCCAATGGACATATATTACGCCGAAAAAACAAGAATTGGTGCTTACTTCTGATTTTTTGCCTGCTGCGGAAGCGCTCCGATTAGCCGAGGATTTTGAAAAAAACAGGTCGTGTAAAGGAATTATGCTTTATTGACCAAAATCATGTTACATGGTCGAAAAAAGAACTGAACAAGCTATTAAAAGAAGTAGAAACGGAACCGCATGATGTCATCGCTTACTTTGACGGCGGCTTTGATAACGAAACATTGCAGGGCGGAGCCGGAGTGGTGATTTATTATAAGCAAAACAATGAACAATATCGCCTTCGTGCCAACCGCCAGCTTGATGAACTGAAGTCGAATAACGAAGCGGAATACGCCGCGTTTTGGTTTTTAATGCAAATGCTCGAGGAGCTCGGTGTTCATCATTTGCCGGTTATTTTCCGAGGCGATTCACACGTCGTCTTGAAGCAATTGTCCGGCGATTGGCCGTGTTTTGAAGATGACCATAACGCATGGCTGGACCGTATTGAAGAAAAGATCAACGAATTAGGAATTCAGCCAATTTACGAGCCGATTTCACGCAAGCAAAATAAAGAGGCCGACCAGCTTGCCCGTCAAGCGATGGAAGGTCAAACGATTACTAGCATGATGGAACTTACAGAGAAAGGGTAGGCAATGAAATGAGAGAGAAAAAAGTGAACAAACGAAAGGAAATATTAGATAAACTAAATGAATTACAGCAAATGTATTGTGACGGCTGTTTTTTAAAAAGCACGTTTCGAAAAGAATACGGCAAAACATATGCGCAATCATTTTGCATTAACCAATGCACGGTCGGCGAGAAAATGCGGCAGTACGGCGCCATGTTGATGGCAACTCCTCCTCGTTCATCAAAATAACAAAGGGCTTCACACAGCAGGAAGCCCTTTTTTCTCCTTATCGTAATGCCTCATTTAATTGATGTTCCGCCTTAGCAAGTTTTTGTTCATAATGTGATAAAAATTCTTCATCAACGCCAGTTGCTTGCCGGCGTGCGCGCGAAAGCTGATCGTGGGCGTTGGCAATCGCTTGTTTGGCGCCTTCGAGCATGTCTCTATCCAAGCTCATCGTTGCTTGACCTACCATTTTTTCCGCTGTTTCCACAAACATTTCTACTTGTTTTAAATCGTTATAGCCAGAATGAATGTCACGTTCCATTTGCAAACACCTCCTAGCGGATAGTGTTTGTCAAATAGGAAGGAATATGCGCATAAAAAACAAAAAAGACCAGCGTGTTGCCGGCCTTTTTTGTTTCACTTACGTTCTTTCGTTTATGTCAACGAACGCCTTATAATTTCACAACGTTAGCAGCTTGAGGTCCACGGTTTCCTTGAACGATTTCGAAAGAAACTTCTTGACCTTCTTCCAAAGTTTTGAACCCTTCACCTTGGATCGCTGTGAAGTGAACGAATACGTCAGAACCGCCTTCTACTTCGATAAAACCGTAACCTTTCTCATTGTTAAACCATTTAACTTTACCGCGTTGCATAATACTGAATTCCTCCTAATACCTTTAGCCCTCAGGCTAACTTAAAGATTTTTTATCAAATAACGGAATATACTTCACAGCAATCTAAGGTGAGCAAACATGATGAATGCTTGAAATATATTCTGTTATATGATGACTCTACTATACACTAATGTAAGGGCATCGTCAAGGAAAAGAAGGCGAAATTCAGAAAAAAATTATAAAATGTTAAAAAAACAGGGATTTTCCGCTCGCGTCTCGAAATAGTTTGGTTAGAAAGCAAAAAAGTAAGAATGAATGGAAGAAATATACCATACATTGGAATAGTAGGAGCGTAAAGGGGGATGAATGGGATGTACCGCGGAAAAATCGCTGGTAAAGAAGTGATCGTTCGTTTAGGAAATCGGGTCAGTCGGCGTTATTTTTCCGATAACAAAATTTACAACATGGTTCTTTCTTATGGTGAAACGGCGTTTAAAAAAGGGCAAGAAACGTTTTGCATTTATAATGACCGCATTGGCTTAATTGTCGCAGAAGTGGAAAGAAACGATATTCCAGTCATTCGTATCGACTATATCATTGAAAACGAAAATGTATATGAATAATAGTTGACAAACAGGACACAACGCTATAACTTAATTGTAAGCGGTATCAAAATAGGGTTTCTCTGCAAAAGCATATAGTCATGAAAGTCCAGATATGGTGTTGAACCGAGCCGACAGGGCGCATAACCCTAGTAAGGTGTTTGCCCAGGATACTTATCGGACTGCACGCAGGTGTTGGAAAAACTCTTTAGTACGTCAGAATCTGCCGACTTTAGTCGCGCAGAGGTTCAGGGATAGACGTAACAGACCTTTGCTTCCATAAGGCATAGGTCTGTTTATCTTTATAATAGGCAAATGATGAAACAACATTCAAATCTGCATCGTACTATAGGATGAACAACAAGAACAAGAGATAAGAGGTGTAGCATATGTTATTGCGTAAAATGATGTCAAGAATCGGAGTCGGATCGGCGTATGTCGATTTGATTTTAAATAAAACCACATTTCAGCCAGGAGAGTGCATTGAGGGAATTCTTCATATTCTCGGCGGCACGGTGGAACAAAAAATTGAAAAACTGGATGTAGAATTTATCCAAAAAACGCTGCGCGATGGGAAAGAAATCGATAATGTCATCGCGACGATTCCGGTTGCAGGAGCGTTTCAGATCGAGGCAGGACAAAGGAAGCAGATACCGTTTACGTACCAGATACCAGATTCGCTTCCTCCTTCACAGCCTGGAATTTCGTATCGGTTTATCACCCGCTTGGATATTGAGGATGGAGTGGATACGCTAGATTTTGACTATATTCAAATTTTGCCGAGATAAATAAAAGTTGTAAAAAATCTATTGACAACGCTTACATTTTCTATTAACTTTATAAGTAAGTTAATAATGGTGGCGGAGATGTTGGAGACCCACACATATTCCCTTTTTTCAGAGGGAAAATGTGTGGGTTTTTGTGTTTTCCGCTGGAAAATGTAACTGCTTTCAAAAAAGATGGTGTTTTGCCTCCGGAGGGATAAAGCAGGGAAGCAGTTACAAAAGTTATGTGACAAGGGGGAAGAAGAATGACCGCGTTTGTTGCAGAACTTGTTGGAACTGCCTTACTTATCATTTTTGGCGGCGGGGTTTGCGCAGGAGTAAACTTAAAAAAATCATTTGCGCAAAATTCCGGATGGATTGTTATTACAATGGGATGGGGGCTGGCTGTAGCGGTAGCGGCATATGCGGTTGGACAATTTAGCGGCGCTCATTTAAATCCAGCGCTAACGCTTGCATTAGCGTTTAACGGGGATTTTCCATGGGCAGATGTGCCAAAATACATTGCCGCACAAATGCTTGGTGCAATGGTTGGCGCTGTCATTGTATATCTTCATTATTTGCCTCATTGGAAAGAAACGGACGACCCTGGCGCAAAACTTGGCGTATTTGCAACAAGTCCTGCTGTTCCAAACTATTTCGCAAACTTAATCAGCGAAATAATTGGCACGTTTGTATTAGTGCTTGGCATTTTAGCCATTGGCGCCAATAAATTTGCCGATGGGCTAAATCCATTTATCGTCGGGTTTCTTATTGTCGCCATTGGTCTTTCCCTTGGCGGAACGACAGGATATGCCATTAACCCGGCGCGGGATTTGGGGCCGCGTATCGTTCACTTTTTGCTTCCGATACCAAAAAAAGGATCATCCAATTGGCCTTACGCATGGGTTCCGGTTGTCGGACCGATTCTTGGCGGTTCGTTTGGCGGTTTATTTTACAAAGCTGTCTTTCTAGGAAAAATGACAACGGAATTTTGGTATGTGCTTATTGCTATAATAGTAGTACTCGCACTGACATTCATCAGCCATGGAAAAACATCGAATAGCTATAATAAAGCAAAAAATGCATTCATGTAATTAGGGGAGGAATTGGTGATGGAACGATACATTTTGTCACTGGATTAAGGAACAACAAGCTCACGGGCGATTTTGTTTAACAAAAATGGCGAAATTGTTCATATCGCGCAACGGGAATTTAAACAATATTTTCCAAAGCCAGGATGGGTCGAACATAACGCTAATGAGATTTGGGGCTCGATTTTGGCGGTAATTGCTACCGTCTTGTCAGAAGCATCGGTGCAACCGGAGCAAGTAGCAGCCATCGGCATTACGAACCAGCGGGAAACGACAGTCGTATGGGATAAACATACGGGGCTGCCAATTTATAATGCCATTGTTTGGCAATCTCGACAAACGGCCGATATTTGCGAACAACTCAAACAACAAGGATATGATGACTTATTCCGCAAGAAAACAGGGTTATTAATTGACCCTTATTTTTCCGGAACAAAAGTAAAATGGATTTTAGACAACGTCGATGGAGCGAGAGAGAAAGCGGAAAAAGGAGATTTATTGTTCGGTACGATCGACACATGGCTCATTTGGAAACTTTCCGGCGGACGCGCACATGTGACGGATTATTCAAACGCTTCACGGACGCTTTTATTTAATATTCATACATTACAATGGGATGATGAGATTCTAAATATTTTAGGCATTCCAAAATCAATGCTTCCAAAAGTGCGCCCATCCTCGGAAGTGTACGCTAAAACGATACCACATCATTTCTTTGGTGTCGAAGTGCCAATCGCTGGAGCGGCCGGCGACCAGCAAGCAGCGTTGTTTGGCCAAGCGTGCTTTGAGGAAGGAATGGCGAAAAACACATATGGCACTGGCTGCTTTATGTTGATGAATACAGGGGAAAAAGCAGTACAATCGAAACATGGCTTGTTAACAACGATCGCATGGGGAATCGACGGAAAAGTCGAATATGCGTTGGAAGGAAGCATTTTCGTTGCTGGCTCAGCGATTCAGTGGCTTCGTGATGGGCTTCGAATGATCAAGCAGGCGTCAGACAGTGAAGCATATGCGGAAAAAGTCGATTCAACGGATGGCGTTTATGTTGTACCGGCATTTGTCGGTCTCGGAACACCGTATTGGGATAGCGATGTACGCGGTGCGGTATTTGGTTTGACGCGCGGTACGACAAAAGAACATTTCATTCGCGCAACACTAGAGTCGCTTGCATATCAAACAAAAGATGTATTAACAGCAATGGAAGCGGATTCAGGCATTGGCTTGAAAACGCTGCGCGTCGACGGCGGAGCGGTGAAAAACAACTTTTTAATGCAGTTCCAAAGCGATATGCTCGGCGTGCCAGTAGAGCGTCCAGTCATCAATGAAACAACAGCCCTAGGCGCGGCATACTTAGCTGGGCTTGCCGTCGGCTATTGGAAAGACCGGAAAGAAATCGCCTCACAATGGCAATTAGAACGCCAATTCGAACCGCAAATGGCAAAAGAGAAACAAGAAGCGCTTTATGCAGGATGGAAAAAAGCAGTGAAAGCCGCGATGGCGTTTAAGTAAACAGAAGGGGCTCTCCGATGAAAAAGAGCCCCCTTTTTCTTTGTTTTTCTGCATGCAAAAGCAACTCCAATCTTAAGAAATAGTACCCTCTACTTATATATCACGCTTCAATAATTTCGTCTAAAAAAGTCGAAAAAATAGAATAATGACGACAAGTGGCAAATAATATATTCTATTGGAAATATTATGTTATTATTTTATGATAAAAGTCATGCATCCATTTTCTTATTAAACAAAACTATGTGCTAAATAATCAATTAGAAATAAGAAAAAATTATGCATAAATAACAAAAATCAATTGAATTTGTAAAAAACATGTAATAAAATATTTGTAAAATTCGATAAATTTTATAAAGGGGAGAATATATTGACCGGAAAACCAATCTTAGAAATAGATCATTTACGCGTTTCGTTTCGAATTCAAGATCAGTATTATGCAGCGGTTGATGATGTTTCCCTTACGGTGAATGAAAACGAAGTAGTGGCGATCGTTGGAGAGTCGGGGTGCGGAAAAAGCGCTCTGGCACTTGCGGTGATGGGATTGCATCCGCCACAAAAGACAAAATTAGAAGGAAGCATTACATTTAAAGGAACGAATTTATTATCGTTATCTACTTCACAGTTGAACAAAATTCGCGGTAAAGACATCGGAATGATTTTCCAAGACCCATTAACGGCATTGAACCCATTGATGACGATAGGACGACAAATTGAAGAGAGCATGGACTATCATACGAAATTATCCTCGGCGGAAAAACGGCAGCGCACGTTAGAACTGTTAAAACGTGTTGGCATTCCGAATCCGGAAAAAACATATCATCGTTACCCTCATGAACTTTCAGGGGGAATGAGACAGCGGGTTGTGATTGCGATCGCCATTGCTTGCGAACCATCGCTTATCATTGCAGATGAGCCGACAACTGCCTTGGATGTGACGATTCAAGCGCAAATTATGGGACTATTGAAAGAACTGCAGCAACAAATGAAAACCGGCATTATTTTGATTACCCATGATTTAGGGGTAGTTGCGGAAATGGCCGATCGCGTAGCGGTCATGTACGCTGGGGAAATTGTTGAACTGGCAGATGTGGAAACATTATTCCACCATCCGCTTCATCCATATACACGCTCATTATTGCAGTCGATTCCTTCCGCGCAAACTCGTAAAGAAAAACTTCACGTCATTCAAGGAATTGTTCCTTCCTTGCAAAAAATGCCGCGGACGGGCTGTCGATTCAAATCGCGAATTAGCTGGATTGATGAGTCAAAACATGAACCAAATCCAATTTTGCGAGAAGTCGAACCAGGACATTGGGTTCGCTGTACATGTTATCAGCATTTCTACTTTCCACATGATCATATAGGGGACGTGGGCCATGGCATTTCTTAAAGTCAATCATTTAAAAGTGTATTATCCAGTACGCGGAGGATTTTTTCGCCGCATCGTCGATTATGTGAAGGCGGTAGACGATGTTAGCTTTGAGCTGAGGCAAGGAGAAACGTATGGGCTTGTCGGAGAGTCAGGATGCGGAAAAACGACGACGGGGCGTGCGATTATCGGGCTCATTAAAGCGACAGCAGGTGAAATTTTATTAGAAGGCACCGATTTAACAAAACTAAGCCGCAGGCAGTTTTATCCGTATCGAAAAGACATTCAAATGATTTTTCAAGACCCGTATTCTTCGCTTAATCCGCGCAAACGTGTGCTTGATATTATCGCCGAACCGATCCGCAATTTTGAAAAGCTATCGCCGCAAGAAGAAAAACGGAAAGTGCAATATTTTATCGAAAGAGTAGGATTAAATCCAGAGTCGATTTATAAATATCCGCATGAGTTTTCCGGAGGACAGCGGCAGCGGATTGGCATTGCACGGGCGCTTACGCTCAATCCAAAGCTCATTATTGCCGATGAGCCAGTGTCCGCATTGGATGTATCGGTGCAGGCGCAAGTGTTAAATTTTATGAAAGAGATTCAAAAAGAATTTCAGCTTACATATTTATTTATTAGCCATGACTTAGGCATTATCCGTCATATGTGTGACCGCATTGGTATTATGTATCGCGGCAGATTTGTCGAAGAAGGAACGAGCGAAGAAATTTTTAATAATCCGCAGCACATTTATACAAAGCGTCTCCTTTCGGCAATTCCAAACGCGGATCCGCGGCAGAGAAAAAAGCAGTTTCAGCTTCGCGAAGAAGTCGA
It encodes:
- a CDS encoding ABC transporter ATP-binding protein yields the protein MAFLKVNHLKVYYPVRGGFFRRIVDYVKAVDDVSFELRQGETYGLVGESGCGKTTTGRAIIGLIKATAGEILLEGTDLTKLSRRQFYPYRKDIQMIFQDPYSSLNPRKRVLDIIAEPIRNFEKLSPQEEKRKVQYFIERVGLNPESIYKYPHEFSGGQRQRIGIARALTLNPKLIIADEPVSALDVSVQAQVLNFMKEIQKEFQLTYLFISHDLGIIRHMCDRIGIMYRGRFVEEGTSEEIFNNPQHIYTKRLLSAIPNADPRQRKKQFQLREEVEREYKQSYHRYFDDEGKAYPLKKISKTHSVAIP